The proteins below are encoded in one region of Candidatus Bathyarchaeota archaeon A05DMB-5:
- a CDS encoding DUF4910 domain-containing protein, with protein MSINKLVKDEISGVVAKGFVEQIAHFHRIQGSTMFHEAAEYVRNELLKIGLKDAVIEQFTADGKTQYWTHTSPVGWTAKSAELHLVEPEERLIVRYEDVPTCLHTYSKATPPEGVTAELIDVGKGTKPEDYEGKDVKGKFVLATGRAHTVHEEAVRKRGALAVITDTLTYEMPGVRESLDIPDAHAYQSIWPKAEEIDKVTFGFSLSKRQGNMLRALLAKGKPVKLKAKVDAQLFSGYSDVVTATIKGKSKPDEEIFLIAHLCHPKQSANDNASGSGLLIEIARTVTMLINSGKIQPPDRTIRFFWVPETLGTVAYLSQHEDMFNHFIAGINLDMVGQNQELCKSTLNLDCTPDSCPSYLNDYVYSLIEQSTKEFDSPTAFGSSSTFRYAATAFSGGSDHAEFTEATVHAPCVMLLQWPDLYYHTSMDTIDKVSEDSLKRVGWITTVAALTLANATAETAYLLAQLTASKGITRLENATTEAIETLFKKKEDPKLKDKPEELAKELTKTATYYKNKIAHITWREQEATKSTQKLAQTPKITAFISGLCEEITNQGKQKTARIEETLNFITETSALTIPTTIEETEPEKELKKLVPKRLFKGTLNFDILKKTLGEKEYEWYEEIWEKDPQFGKKIGELINFMDGKRNAHQILTAVSAEYNETSPELALKFLRDLEKAKLLTFE; from the coding sequence ATGAGTATAAATAAACTTGTCAAAGACGAAATTTCTGGTGTTGTTGCTAAGGGTTTTGTTGAGCAAATCGCGCATTTTCATCGCATTCAAGGCTCCACAATGTTTCATGAAGCCGCAGAATACGTCAGAAATGAACTGTTAAAAATAGGCTTAAAAGACGCTGTAATCGAACAGTTCACGGCGGACGGCAAAACCCAATACTGGACACACACTTCACCCGTTGGCTGGACAGCCAAAAGCGCAGAACTCCACCTCGTCGAGCCAGAAGAACGCCTAATCGTACGCTACGAGGACGTACCCACTTGCTTGCACACATACAGCAAAGCCACGCCGCCCGAAGGTGTAACCGCAGAGCTAATAGACGTGGGCAAAGGAACAAAACCCGAAGATTACGAAGGCAAAGACGTAAAAGGCAAATTCGTCCTCGCCACAGGTAGAGCCCATACGGTTCACGAAGAAGCAGTGCGGAAACGCGGCGCCTTAGCAGTAATAACAGACACGCTAACCTACGAAATGCCCGGAGTCCGCGAAAGCCTCGACATACCAGACGCTCATGCTTATCAAAGTATATGGCCAAAAGCCGAAGAAATCGACAAAGTAACATTCGGCTTCAGCCTATCCAAACGCCAAGGCAACATGCTCCGCGCTTTGTTGGCGAAAGGCAAACCCGTGAAACTCAAGGCAAAAGTGGACGCGCAACTTTTCAGCGGCTACTCAGACGTGGTAACCGCCACAATAAAAGGCAAGTCGAAGCCAGACGAAGAAATCTTCCTCATAGCGCATTTGTGCCACCCAAAACAAAGCGCAAACGACAACGCTTCAGGAAGCGGCTTACTAATCGAAATCGCACGCACAGTCACAATGCTAATAAACAGCGGCAAAATCCAACCGCCAGACAGAACCATACGCTTCTTCTGGGTTCCCGAAACACTAGGCACAGTCGCATACCTAAGCCAACACGAAGACATGTTCAACCATTTCATAGCGGGCATAAACTTGGACATGGTAGGACAAAACCAGGAACTCTGCAAATCCACGCTAAACTTGGACTGCACACCAGACTCTTGCCCATCTTACTTGAACGATTACGTTTACAGCCTAATTGAACAGTCCACCAAAGAATTCGACTCGCCAACCGCTTTCGGTTCAAGCTCAACCTTCCGCTACGCAGCAACAGCCTTTAGCGGAGGAAGCGACCACGCAGAATTCACAGAAGCAACCGTACACGCCCCATGCGTGATGCTGCTACAATGGCCAGATCTCTACTACCACACAAGCATGGACACAATTGACAAAGTAAGCGAAGACAGCCTCAAACGCGTAGGCTGGATAACCACAGTTGCCGCGTTAACACTTGCAAACGCCACAGCCGAAACCGCATATTTACTGGCACAGCTAACCGCTTCAAAAGGCATAACCCGCCTAGAAAACGCAACCACAGAAGCAATCGAGACGCTGTTCAAGAAAAAAGAAGACCCAAAACTTAAAGACAAACCAGAAGAACTAGCCAAAGAACTCACAAAAACAGCCACATACTACAAAAACAAAATAGCACACATCACATGGCGAGAACAAGAAGCAACCAAATCAACCCAAAAACTCGCACAAACACCAAAAATAACCGCCTTCATAAGTGGACTCTGCGAAGAAATCACAAACCAAGGCAAACAAAAAACCGCAAGAATAGAAGAAACTCTAAACTTCATCACAGAAACATCCGCCTTAACCATTCCAACAACCATAGAAGAAACCGAACCAGAAAAAGAACTGAAAAAACTAGTTCCAAAACGCTTGTTCAAAGGCACATTAAACTTCGACATACTAAAGAAAACCTTAGGCGAAAAAGAATACGAATGGTACGAGGAAATCTGGGAGAAAGACCCCCAATTCGGCAAAAAAATAGGTGAACTAATAAACTTCATGGACGGAAAACGAAACGCACATCAAATTCTAACAGCAGTCTCAGCAGAATACAACGAAACCAGCCCAGAACTTGCACTAAAGTTTCTCAGAGACCTAGAAAAAGCAAAACTACTCACTTTTGAATAG
- a CDS encoding MFS transporter, which produces MQRFMSYGRDILLLSIVFLVCSLTLNLISPIWPIYITELNASMTELGFVFSVSNAFAAGVQIFSGFLSDKYGRRKIHALGTLLAAFPPLMYALANNWVDLVPWAMLSGFATGLYIPVRWAIVADASANGGMASAYGWTNISWLVGSTVAPFLGGAAADALGIRFPFFACFILILSVFPLTLLMRETRRKPQAKAESVNDADSSVAGKYLFVLVMFSLINIIQGVGIGATGPVISVFARLNFNLDYTLIGILYAVGFGVASIVVQLPGGKCSDRFDRRKVMFWTFLVSSPFFLLFAYSHNFAELVLFMFLSNALLNMSWPAFQTLMMDSTPQSQWGFVNGVSATTFWVGLIIGNALSGVLWDAWGQLAPFYASALTIGVSAVLPLFLEETRARKKGGAIQK; this is translated from the coding sequence TTGCAACGCTTTATGAGTTACGGACGAGACATACTGCTTCTTTCCATCGTTTTCTTAGTTTGCTCCTTAACCCTCAACCTGATTAGTCCAATATGGCCAATTTATATTACTGAACTTAACGCTTCCATGACAGAACTTGGCTTTGTCTTTTCTGTTTCAAATGCTTTTGCGGCTGGTGTGCAGATTTTCAGCGGTTTCCTCTCTGACAAGTATGGTAGAAGAAAAATTCATGCTTTGGGAACGTTACTGGCTGCTTTTCCGCCTTTAATGTATGCCTTAGCCAACAATTGGGTGGATTTGGTGCCTTGGGCGATGCTGAGTGGTTTCGCGACGGGTTTGTATATTCCGGTTCGTTGGGCAATTGTGGCGGATGCTTCTGCAAACGGTGGAATGGCTTCGGCTTATGGGTGGACGAACATCTCATGGTTGGTTGGCTCGACAGTGGCTCCTTTTTTGGGTGGAGCAGCCGCGGATGCTTTGGGTATTCGTTTTCCTTTCTTTGCGTGTTTCATTTTGATATTGAGTGTTTTTCCGTTGACGCTTCTGATGCGTGAGACTCGGAGAAAGCCACAAGCGAAAGCTGAAAGCGTAAATGACGCTGACAGCAGCGTAGCTGGGAAATATTTGTTTGTGCTTGTTATGTTCTCGTTGATTAACATAATTCAAGGCGTCGGCATCGGCGCGACTGGACCGGTGATTTCGGTTTTTGCTAGGCTGAATTTTAACTTGGATTACACTTTAATTGGAATATTGTATGCTGTGGGTTTTGGTGTTGCTTCGATTGTTGTGCAACTTCCAGGCGGCAAGTGCAGTGACCGATTTGACAGGAGAAAGGTTATGTTTTGGACGTTTTTGGTGTCTTCTCCGTTTTTCTTGTTGTTTGCTTATTCGCACAATTTTGCTGAATTGGTTCTTTTTATGTTCTTGTCTAATGCTTTGTTGAATATGTCTTGGCCTGCTTTTCAGACGCTTATGATGGATTCTACGCCTCAGTCACAGTGGGGCTTCGTTAATGGTGTCTCGGCGACGACATTTTGGGTTGGGTTGATAATTGGAAATGCTTTGAGTGGTGTTCTCTGGGATGCGTGGGGGCAGTTGGCGCCTTTTTACGCTTCTGCCTTAACAATAGGTGTGTCTGCGGTTTTGCCGCTTTTTCTGGAAGAAACGAGAGCGAGGAAGAAGGGTGGAGCTATTCAAAAGTGA
- a CDS encoding proteasome assembly chaperone family protein — protein MVCTIKIYEKPKLNNPVLIEGLPGIGFVANIASLHLISELKAKLFAEILSASFQDLAVTTETGGARSPINELYYYKADGGGRDLIIWYGNTQALTTFGQYELCGRVLDIAEELDCRFLVTLGGFKQDEIKEIPQVYCAATDAETAKEALSLGTKMMVGQIFGVAGLLVGLGRLRGFKGFSLLVETPGTYPDANATRYALSVLNKYLNMNVDLSKLDVAAEKTQKILESFGLIRTVVEPQKKEEQKFRWFV, from the coding sequence ATGGTTTGCACAATTAAAATCTATGAAAAACCAAAACTTAACAATCCAGTTCTGATAGAGGGCTTGCCAGGCATAGGATTCGTAGCCAACATTGCCTCTTTACATTTAATCAGCGAGTTAAAAGCCAAACTTTTCGCCGAGATTCTCTCCGCTTCTTTTCAAGACTTGGCTGTGACAACCGAAACTGGAGGCGCACGTTCACCAATAAACGAGCTTTACTATTACAAGGCAGACGGCGGCGGTCGCGACTTAATAATATGGTATGGCAACACCCAAGCGTTAACAACTTTTGGGCAATACGAGCTCTGCGGACGCGTTTTGGACATAGCGGAAGAGTTAGACTGCCGTTTTCTAGTCACCCTAGGCGGGTTTAAACAAGACGAAATAAAGGAAATTCCACAGGTTTACTGCGCAGCCACAGACGCTGAGACCGCAAAGGAAGCCTTAAGCTTGGGAACGAAGATGATGGTTGGACAAATCTTCGGCGTTGCTGGGCTTCTAGTAGGGCTTGGCAGGCTCAGAGGCTTCAAAGGTTTCTCGCTTTTAGTCGAAACACCAGGAACTTATCCTGACGCTAACGCTACGCGTTATGCTTTGTCGGTGCTGAACAAGTATTTGAACATGAATGTTGACTTGTCAAAGTTGGATGTGGCTGCGGAGAAGACCCAAAAAATACTGGAGTCTTTCGGTTTGATTAGAACTGTCGTTGAACCACAAAAGAAGGAAGAGCAGAAATTCCGCTGGTTCGTCTAA
- a CDS encoding HAD family hydrolase: MALTKAIIFDFIGTLTDVKKYSLENSKVKLYKAIAEAGFNVSLESFLEAYSQAHEKYRVIRYQKLVEVTNAVWISEALNSLGFVTTPEDTRIKAAVNVFFEDYVNSFELRPCTKRMLSKVCGDYKLGLISNFTYAPVIYAGLRKLDINKFFNAVLVSEAVGWRKPHAKIFEEAIRRLGVAAEETVYVGDSPLEDIKGAKAVGMRTVFVPSQFYSLENLTESQQKPDLIMKDICMLCKEIQKFLKY; encoded by the coding sequence TTGGCGCTTACAAAAGCAATAATATTCGACTTCATCGGCACCTTAACAGACGTTAAAAAGTATAGTCTGGAAAATTCAAAGGTCAAATTGTACAAGGCAATCGCCGAAGCAGGATTCAATGTTAGCCTCGAAAGTTTTTTGGAAGCCTACAGTCAAGCACACGAGAAATACCGCGTTATACGCTATCAAAAACTAGTTGAAGTAACAAACGCCGTTTGGATTTCAGAAGCTTTGAATTCGCTAGGATTTGTAACTACTCCAGAAGACACACGCATAAAAGCGGCTGTAAACGTTTTCTTTGAAGATTACGTGAACTCCTTTGAGCTTAGACCATGCACAAAAAGGATGCTCAGTAAAGTTTGCGGAGACTACAAACTTGGTTTAATCTCAAACTTCACGTACGCGCCAGTAATCTATGCGGGTTTGAGAAAACTGGACATAAACAAGTTTTTTAACGCTGTTTTGGTTTCGGAAGCTGTTGGTTGGCGCAAGCCTCACGCGAAGATTTTTGAAGAAGCAATCAGAAGGCTTGGAGTAGCAGCGGAAGAAACTGTTTACGTGGGAGACAGCCCATTAGAGGACATAAAAGGTGCAAAGGCTGTTGGAATGAGAACAGTTTTTGTTCCTTCACAATTCTATTCACTCGAAAACCTTACGGAAAGCCAGCAGAAACCAGATTTGATTATGAAAGATATTTGCATGCTTTGCAAAGAAATTCAAAAATTCTTAAAATACTGA
- a CDS encoding Lsm family RNA-binding protein: MSVAQRKFFTEVTALVDKSVVVATTTGKTYNGTLIGINPDTLSLCLGEAKDETGKALHRVFLNGATVAQIISVEKPFDMKALADRLEKVFPTMVRLYEDKGFIWVMDKVKVTEKGVVEGSGPAAERVQKVYEQFISDIKG; this comes from the coding sequence TTGTCAGTAGCGCAGAGAAAATTCTTCACCGAAGTCACAGCGTTAGTTGACAAAAGCGTGGTTGTTGCGACTACGACTGGAAAAACCTATAATGGAACATTAATCGGCATTAACCCCGACACTTTAAGCTTATGTCTAGGCGAAGCAAAAGATGAAACAGGAAAAGCCTTGCATAGAGTTTTCCTAAATGGAGCTACAGTAGCCCAAATTATAAGCGTGGAAAAACCCTTCGACATGAAAGCGCTCGCAGACCGTTTGGAAAAAGTATTCCCAACAATGGTGAGGCTTTACGAGGATAAAGGGTTCATATGGGTCATGGACAAAGTTAAAGTTACAGAGAAAGGTGTCGTTGAAGGTTCTGGTCCAGCGGCTGAACGGGTGCAGAAAGTCTACGAGCAGTTCATCAGCGACATTAAAGGATAA
- a CDS encoding sodium:solute symporter family protein: MSASIPEASSEVAAGVIAAIAAFLAVSVLLGFFMRRKAKSFEEWLVGRGDIGPFVTGFALIASYLSGWAIFGNAGLGYAYGWAGSWLIGTMCIMGTALCLVIGYRMRRYVALGARTVPEMLRVRFESKFVQALAGFAMIILLIVYCVGQYKAMATVWTITTNTSFQWSLVATAILVLVYIAVGGYTGTQWVSCFQGILLTAVGWTLGIASLAWAGGPANIADAIKLQTFTKPGGVETSIPLKDYTLPLPAPEGLAFAGADWVGVTAAVFMFLFMATGFPHNMARFLGTRKIGKREYWMMLLILIVGGLTPLWIGVVGFAARAVWGDALMAVQYKPMYGDSAATFVSISVGGVPLASLFAAGVFAASVATLAGMVMIMATNITRDFIYNFRPTIPSRKLLCLTKAMLVPFIAIPLWWTLTSPPPILSEFMAGSAVAQAGIFFFVVGVSMYWKRATKWGAIATIVYGLILTVLHPNAYGKLFGLYHWGYWALALMFGSAAVYFLVSLATKPLEEEKIDKLFPKRKK, from the coding sequence ATGAGTGCGTCCATACCTGAAGCTTCTTCTGAAGTTGCAGCTGGCGTAATCGCTGCTATTGCCGCTTTTCTAGCGGTAAGTGTTCTTTTGGGTTTTTTCATGAGAAGGAAAGCTAAAAGTTTTGAAGAATGGCTAGTAGGACGTGGAGACATAGGTCCTTTCGTTACAGGTTTCGCTTTAATTGCTTCTTACCTTAGTGGGTGGGCGATTTTTGGAAATGCAGGTTTAGGGTATGCTTACGGTTGGGCTGGCAGCTGGTTAATAGGCACTATGTGTATAATGGGTACAGCGTTATGCTTGGTTATTGGTTATCGAATGCGGAGATACGTAGCGCTTGGGGCGCGAACCGTTCCTGAAATGTTGCGTGTAAGATTTGAAAGCAAATTTGTGCAGGCGTTAGCTGGGTTTGCCATGATTATTCTCCTCATAGTGTATTGTGTAGGTCAATACAAGGCGATGGCAACTGTCTGGACCATAACGACAAACACGTCTTTCCAGTGGAGTCTCGTGGCTACCGCCATTTTGGTTCTTGTTTACATTGCTGTTGGCGGCTACACTGGCACACAGTGGGTTTCATGTTTTCAAGGAATCCTTCTAACTGCGGTTGGTTGGACATTGGGCATAGCATCGCTAGCTTGGGCAGGTGGACCAGCAAACATCGCAGATGCCATTAAACTGCAAACTTTTACAAAACCCGGTGGAGTTGAAACTTCAATACCTTTGAAAGATTATACTTTGCCTTTGCCGGCGCCTGAAGGTTTAGCTTTTGCAGGCGCAGACTGGGTGGGCGTTACCGCAGCGGTTTTTATGTTTCTTTTTATGGCTACTGGTTTTCCACATAATATGGCACGTTTTCTTGGCACTCGAAAAATTGGCAAGCGTGAATATTGGATGATGCTTCTTATCTTAATCGTTGGTGGCTTGACGCCGCTGTGGATTGGTGTTGTCGGATTTGCCGCGCGGGCAGTTTGGGGAGACGCTTTAATGGCGGTGCAATACAAGCCAATGTATGGAGATTCAGCAGCCACGTTTGTGAGCATAAGTGTCGGTGGAGTTCCGCTTGCTTCTTTGTTTGCGGCTGGCGTTTTTGCCGCGTCTGTTGCCACTTTAGCTGGGATGGTTATGATTATGGCGACTAACATTACGAGAGATTTCATTTACAATTTTCGTCCAACAATTCCTTCAAGAAAACTTTTATGTCTTACAAAAGCCATGCTTGTTCCGTTCATTGCCATACCTTTATGGTGGACTTTGACTTCTCCTCCGCCTATTCTTTCAGAGTTTATGGCTGGCTCTGCCGTGGCTCAGGCGGGAATTTTCTTTTTCGTCGTCGGCGTTTCTATGTATTGGAAGAGAGCTACAAAATGGGGTGCAATTGCCACAATAGTTTACGGCTTAATTTTAACGGTTTTGCATCCAAATGCTTATGGAAAACTTTTCGGCTTGTATCATTGGGGTTATTGGGCGCTGGCTTTGATGTTCGGCTCTGCCGCGGTCTACTTTCTTGTAAGCTTAGCAACCAAACCTTTAGAAGAAGAGAAAATTGACAAACTCTTTCCGAAAAGAAAGAAATAA
- a CDS encoding ATP-dependent DNA helicase, with translation MADELTQIEIESEKDFHRLVREFFPYPDFRPFQLKAIRFAFNVIKNGNLGLLSSPCGTGKSISVLTAFLIAKESDSSVGKLLALTRTRNQLEIYCRELQSIKKHCDSSFVASVFKSKKELCPQIIEDPKLKNLSYRDFLYYCKDLKEGAFEKTCKYYDRTYTDWKPSRHTFNVVNKIKEVGPLMPEEVYEICQSQELCPYEVTKILTRHADIVIGNYNYILVDAIRGSILGKAGLRTENINCVFDEAHSLPYYASGIFSDELSSTSIKRALREVKDFGLDDYGFLDALHNALLELGKTVYKNYGLDVEHVIDTDKIINALSKNLRIETGKLKEFASELLEKGEYIRQKRAEVGKSPVSYLSRCAGFLLNWVKLSGSAYVRYVKVELDREGRRHVRIGIKCLDPSVAASVINELRSAILMSGTLWHANYYIDVLGIDRKRCRNMELPSPFPPENRLILVDKAVTTQFEKRNEAQWKRIADHLTQIVQQIKGRVAVYFPSYEIMRQIAKLAEFDSPLVVEEKGTKIVDVLRFLKNNRECVVFGVARGKISEGVDMSTEGRSMLSSVVIVGLPYPKRTELQEALYTFFREKFGDKALEYANDIPCLNALAQSAGRLLRSPEDKGVIIIMDGRAAGQFRLKLPKEWREEMKPHMKIESILSKIEDFYTPF, from the coding sequence ATGGCTGATGAACTAACCCAGATAGAAATCGAAAGTGAGAAGGATTTTCATAGGTTAGTTAGAGAGTTTTTTCCTTACCCAGATTTTCGTCCCTTTCAACTTAAAGCAATACGATTTGCTTTTAATGTAATTAAAAATGGAAACTTAGGCTTGCTTTCTTCTCCATGCGGCACTGGAAAATCCATTTCAGTGTTAACCGCTTTCTTGATTGCTAAAGAGTCTGACTCTTCAGTTGGCAAACTTCTCGCATTAACCCGCACCAGAAACCAGCTTGAAATCTACTGCAGAGAACTTCAAAGCATTAAGAAACACTGTGACTCAAGCTTTGTCGCTTCAGTTTTCAAAAGCAAAAAAGAACTGTGCCCCCAAATTATAGAAGACCCAAAACTTAAGAACCTAAGCTACCGCGATTTCCTCTACTATTGCAAAGACTTAAAGGAAGGCGCTTTCGAAAAAACATGCAAATACTACGATAGAACCTACACTGATTGGAAACCAAGCCGGCACACCTTCAACGTCGTTAACAAAATCAAAGAAGTCGGTCCATTAATGCCCGAGGAAGTCTACGAAATCTGCCAAAGCCAAGAACTCTGTCCCTACGAAGTGACAAAAATCCTAACGAGACACGCCGACATAGTAATTGGCAATTACAACTACATTCTTGTAGACGCCATTAGAGGCTCAATTCTCGGCAAGGCTGGACTGCGAACAGAAAACATAAACTGTGTTTTCGACGAAGCACACAGCTTGCCCTATTACGCATCTGGAATCTTTTCAGACGAACTCTCATCAACAAGCATCAAGCGGGCATTGAGAGAAGTCAAAGACTTCGGCTTGGATGATTATGGCTTTTTAGACGCGTTACACAATGCGCTTTTAGAGCTTGGAAAAACGGTTTACAAAAACTATGGATTAGATGTTGAACACGTTATTGACACAGACAAAATAATCAACGCCTTATCCAAAAACCTTCGAATAGAAACTGGCAAACTGAAAGAGTTCGCTTCTGAGCTTCTAGAAAAAGGTGAATACATACGGCAAAAAAGGGCTGAAGTAGGCAAAAGCCCAGTGTCCTACCTTTCTCGCTGTGCAGGCTTCTTGCTAAATTGGGTTAAACTTTCTGGTTCGGCTTATGTGCGTTACGTTAAAGTTGAGCTTGACAGAGAAGGAAGAAGACATGTTAGAATTGGAATTAAGTGTCTTGACCCTTCGGTTGCTGCAAGTGTCATCAACGAACTTCGCTCTGCCATATTAATGTCCGGAACGCTTTGGCACGCAAACTATTACATTGATGTTTTAGGCATCGACCGAAAACGCTGCAGAAACATGGAACTTCCCAGTCCGTTTCCGCCAGAAAACAGGCTTATCCTAGTGGATAAAGCAGTTACAACACAGTTTGAAAAACGTAATGAAGCGCAATGGAAGCGAATAGCAGACCACTTAACACAAATAGTCCAGCAAATCAAAGGGCGGGTAGCCGTTTACTTCCCTTCATACGAAATAATGCGCCAAATAGCCAAGCTAGCAGAGTTTGATTCTCCTTTGGTTGTTGAAGAAAAAGGCACAAAAATTGTGGATGTGCTCCGTTTCTTAAAAAACAACAGAGAATGCGTCGTGTTCGGCGTCGCCAGGGGCAAAATTAGCGAAGGAGTCGACATGTCCACTGAAGGAAGAAGCATGCTTTCTTCGGTTGTTATCGTTGGCTTGCCATACCCAAAGAGAACAGAACTTCAAGAAGCGCTATACACGTTTTTTAGAGAAAAATTCGGAGACAAAGCCTTAGAATATGCAAATGACATTCCATGCTTAAATGCGTTGGCGCAGTCTGCTGGAAGACTTTTACGCAGTCCGGAAGATAAAGGCGTAATTATCATAATGGATGGACGAGCTGCTGGACAGTTTAGACTGAAGCTTCCAAAGGAATGGAGAGAAGAAATGAAGCCTCACATGAAAATAGAGAGCATCCTCAGCAAAATCGAAGACTTCTACACTCCTTTCTAA
- a CDS encoding Lrp/AsnC family transcriptional regulator has product MKQENIAKLLKELIRNSKRSDRELAKAVNLSQPTVTRLRKLTDKYVRSYTIVPEFDKIGYELLAFTFVKARTYEKATVEERIRLVKEWYKRHSNVIFASDGEGLGKDGIIVSVHKNYSKYADFMRDFIVSFADFASDVQSFLVSLKTGIILKPFDLTYLADDIDDLE; this is encoded by the coding sequence ATGAAACAAGAAAACATCGCTAAACTGTTGAAAGAGTTAATTCGTAACTCAAAAAGAAGCGATAGAGAACTAGCTAAAGCTGTTAACTTATCGCAGCCAACGGTGACTAGGCTTAGGAAACTCACGGATAAATATGTTAGAAGCTACACGATTGTTCCGGAATTTGACAAGATTGGCTACGAGCTTTTAGCGTTCACGTTCGTGAAGGCTAGGACTTATGAGAAAGCCACGGTTGAAGAGAGAATTCGGTTGGTGAAGGAGTGGTATAAGAGGCATTCTAATGTGATTTTTGCCTCTGATGGAGAAGGATTGGGAAAAGATGGCATAATAGTTTCAGTCCACAAGAATTATTCTAAATATGCGGATTTCATGCGGGATTTCATAGTGAGTTTTGCTGATTTTGCAAGCGATGTCCAATCTTTTCTTGTAAGTTTGAAAACGGGAATAATTCTGAAACCTTTCGACTTGACATATCTAGCAGATGATATAGACGATTTAGAATAG
- a CDS encoding DUF401 family protein, whose translation MGLVDPAIAIIASLAFLIALLYKRVNLGITLNVTAQLLALLALDWATIPPIIWQTTTDPLAISVVLATFGIMLLSQLYKETGIINKLSESVGNLIKNPKIVLSVLPAIIGLLPVAGGALMSAPLVDTEAEKLKLKPDRKAYVNIWFRHTVFPVYPLSPPIITTAALTGVAIPLIIMRQIPVVLVMIIIGFIIGFWKVPKYKNEETNGDKQTANSNLKTFLVTFSPILATIIVAISMDSVGLSLEGFHTVIAILVGLLILIVISKLNFAVFKKPFKGWGIYGITAAAYGAFLLRKIMITPEISNVFLTFVTNGGGTTSILLLITIPAILGVLTGSPVSGVAVSIPILCGTSLATPSVAALIYISAYLGYTIAPTHLCFTFTADYFKCTLGKVYKYVIPSFLVTFPMALFVYFLL comes from the coding sequence TTGGGACTAGTTGATCCGGCAATAGCAATAATTGCCTCATTAGCGTTTCTAATAGCCTTATTGTATAAGCGTGTGAATCTGGGAATAACCCTAAACGTGACAGCTCAGCTTTTGGCTTTGCTTGCACTCGATTGGGCAACGATTCCACCGATAATCTGGCAGACAACCACCGACCCGCTAGCAATTTCAGTCGTACTCGCAACCTTCGGCATTATGCTACTAAGCCAACTCTACAAAGAAACAGGAATAATAAACAAGCTAAGCGAAAGTGTAGGCAACCTCATCAAAAACCCCAAAATCGTCCTAAGTGTATTACCCGCAATCATAGGGCTTCTGCCAGTCGCCGGCGGCGCATTAATGTCAGCGCCACTCGTTGACACAGAAGCTGAAAAACTCAAGCTAAAGCCAGACAGAAAAGCCTATGTGAACATTTGGTTCCGACACACGGTTTTCCCCGTTTACCCCTTAAGCCCGCCAATAATCACAACCGCCGCACTCACGGGAGTAGCAATACCCTTAATAATTATGCGGCAGATTCCCGTAGTTCTCGTAATGATAATAATCGGATTCATAATTGGCTTCTGGAAAGTTCCCAAATACAAAAATGAAGAAACAAACGGCGATAAACAAACAGCAAACTCAAACCTCAAAACTTTCCTTGTCACCTTCAGTCCAATTCTGGCAACGATAATTGTCGCAATATCTATGGACTCGGTTGGTTTGTCCCTAGAAGGTTTTCACACCGTAATAGCAATTTTAGTAGGGTTGCTAATTTTAATCGTCATTTCCAAACTGAATTTCGCAGTTTTCAAGAAACCTTTCAAAGGCTGGGGAATCTATGGCATAACAGCAGCAGCCTACGGCGCATTCTTACTAAGAAAAATCATGATAACCCCAGAAATCTCAAATGTGTTCTTAACATTCGTAACAAACGGAGGAGGCACAACTAGCATTCTACTGCTAATAACAATTCCGGCGATCTTAGGTGTCTTAACAGGCTCGCCAGTCAGCGGCGTCGCTGTCAGCATTCCAATTCTTTGTGGAACATCACTCGCCACGCCTAGTGTAGCTGCGTTAATTTACATCAGCGCTTATCTTGGATACACAATTGCGCCAACACACTTATGCTTCACTTTTACAGCGGACTATTTCAAATGCACATTAGGCAAAGTTTACAAGTACGTAATTCCATCGTTTCTAGTAACATTTCCAATGGCGCTATTCGTCTACTTCCTACTCTAA